The following are from one region of the Paenibacillus protaetiae genome:
- a CDS encoding TraR/DksA C4-type zinc finger protein, which yields MALQRSQLEQLRQRLEQDKAAVERELEANGHYGLTESMRDMTGELSPIDNHPADLGSEMFERGKDIALLENKELHLYRIDAALQAMDAGTYGVCRTCGRDIPFERLEALPDALYCAEHAPRQQMSSNRPVEEQFLNPPFGRTSMDEQDSYNGFDGEDAWQIVESWGDSSSPAYSENNEATDYDHVGIEADELDGYVEPFESFVASDITGRHTYIVRNRRYDHYLDADEGDHGLEPDIAPEDEENR from the coding sequence ATGGCTCTTCAACGCAGTCAGCTTGAGCAGCTTCGGCAGAGGCTGGAACAAGATAAAGCAGCCGTCGAACGCGAGCTGGAAGCAAACGGCCATTACGGCTTGACCGAGTCAATGCGCGATATGACCGGGGAGTTGTCGCCGATTGACAATCATCCGGCCGACTTGGGCTCCGAAATGTTTGAACGCGGCAAGGACATCGCCCTGCTGGAAAATAAGGAGCTGCATCTGTACCGGATCGACGCTGCGCTTCAAGCTATGGACGCCGGTACCTACGGCGTCTGCCGGACATGCGGCCGCGATATTCCGTTTGAGCGGCTTGAAGCGCTGCCCGATGCTTTATATTGCGCCGAGCATGCACCGAGGCAGCAAATGTCCAGTAATCGCCCGGTCGAGGAACAGTTCCTGAATCCGCCGTTTGGACGAACCAGTATGGACGAGCAGGATTCCTACAACGGCTTTGACGGCGAAGACGCCTGGCAAATCGTTGAAAGCTGGGGCGATTCCTCATCACCCGCCTATTCCGAAAACAATGAAGCAACCGATTATGACCATGTCGGTATTGAAGCAGATGAGCTGGACGGTTATGTCGAGCCGTTCGAAAGTTTTGTCGCTTCTGACATTACCGGGCGCCATACGTATATTGTACGCAACCGCCGGTACGACCATTATCTGGACGCGGATGAAGGCGACCACGGCTTGGAGCCGGATATTGCTCCTGAAGACGAAGAGAACCGTTAA
- a CDS encoding DUF5665 domain-containing protein, whose translation MERKPDKERTDDRDEIIQSLSFLDKRLQKIAADMEKTQIADYVDLMNRPFKLIWRNLVAGLARGVGIAVGFTFFAATIIYFLQILGALNLPIIGDYIADIVRIVQIQLEGKTY comes from the coding sequence ATGGAGCGCAAGCCGGATAAGGAGCGGACGGATGATCGGGATGAAATCATTCAGTCGTTAAGCTTTCTCGATAAACGGCTTCAAAAAATTGCCGCTGATATGGAGAAAACGCAAATTGCCGATTACGTCGATTTGATGAACCGGCCATTTAAGCTGATTTGGCGAAATCTCGTTGCCGGTCTGGCCAGAGGCGTCGGCATCGCGGTCGGGTTTACTTTTTTTGCGGCAACGATTATTTACTTCCTCCAAATATTAGGCGCTTTGAATTTGCCGATTATTGGCGACTATATAGCGGACATTGTCCGCATCGTGCAAATTCAGCTGGAAGGCAAAACGTATTAA
- a CDS encoding aspartate carbamoyltransferase catalytic subunit gives MTTLTALKQRSLLGLKELDKEEIESILQRAAFWEQQDNKVNEVLNGKFIANMFFENSTRTRFSFEVAEKRLGAEVLNFAAAASSVEKGESIYDTVKTLESMGIDAGVIRLKPIGVLAELADKIKVPLINAGDGNNEHPTQALLDLYTMRNHFGNLRGLTVTIVGDVMHSRVARSNVYALRKFGANVQFCSPDNMRAPELDVREVSMDEALKSDVVMMLRVQLERHESGKLKSAEQYRAQYGLTVERAAKIGSHAIIMHPAPVNRNVEIDSELVEHPQSRIFTQMANGVPIRMAVIERALS, from the coding sequence ATGACAACACTGACAGCTCTTAAACAGCGTAGTTTGCTCGGACTGAAAGAACTGGATAAAGAAGAAATCGAATCGATTTTGCAGCGTGCGGCATTTTGGGAACAGCAGGACAACAAAGTAAATGAAGTCCTGAACGGCAAATTTATCGCCAACATGTTTTTCGAGAACAGCACGCGCACCCGCTTTTCCTTCGAAGTAGCGGAGAAACGGCTTGGCGCAGAAGTTCTGAACTTCGCAGCGGCCGCTTCCAGCGTAGAGAAAGGCGAATCGATCTACGATACAGTCAAAACGCTTGAGTCGATGGGGATTGACGCAGGCGTCATCCGGCTGAAGCCAATCGGCGTACTGGCCGAGCTTGCCGACAAAATTAAAGTGCCGCTGATCAATGCCGGCGACGGCAACAATGAACACCCGACACAAGCGCTGCTTGACTTGTATACGATGCGCAACCATTTTGGCAATTTGAGAGGTTTGACTGTTACAATTGTCGGCGATGTGATGCACAGCCGCGTGGCTCGTTCGAATGTGTACGCGCTGCGCAAATTTGGCGCTAACGTTCAATTCTGCTCGCCGGATAATATGCGCGCGCCCGAACTGGACGTACGGGAAGTTTCGATGGATGAGGCGCTGAAATCAGATGTGGTTATGATGCTTCGCGTCCAGCTGGAACGCCATGAAAGCGGCAAGCTGAAATCCGCTGAGCAATACCGTGCACAATACGGCCTGACTGTAGAACGAGCGGCTAAAATCGGCTCCCATGCCATTATTATGCACCCGGCTCCCGTAAACCGGAACGTCGAAATCGACAGCGAGCTTGTCGAGCATCCGCAATCCCGCATCTTTACGCAAATGGCGAACGGCGTGCCGATTCGGATGGCGGTTATCGAACGGGCTTTAAGCTAG
- a CDS encoding dihydroorotase: MSLWIIGGNVWNEASGQLEKKNIRIEGTAIAEIMDGSVTPDTGSAEVIDAAGKLVSAGFIDMHVHLRDPGFEHKEDIETGTKSAAKGGFTTIACMPNTRPVTDTPETVEYILNKTAEVGSVKVLPYAAITKNELGRELTDFAALKAAGAIGFTDDGVGVQSAQMMKDAMALAKSLDMPVIAHCEDNTLVEGLYVSEGEFARKNGIKGIPNESEAIHVGRDVLLAESTGAHYHVCHVSTEQSVRLIRLAKSVGVQVTAEVCPHHLVLSDEDIPGMDPNWKMNPPLRTPRDVQAVIEGLEDGTIDIIVTDHAPHAAEEKAKGMQLAPFGIVGFETAFPLLYTKFVRTGKWSLGFLLQRMTSDPARVFRLAEGRLEAGAPADITIVDLDNERAVDPATFASKSNNTPFGGWKLYGWPVATVVNGAVVWAE, encoded by the coding sequence ATGTCATTATGGATTATAGGCGGCAACGTATGGAACGAAGCCTCTGGCCAATTGGAGAAAAAAAATATCCGAATCGAAGGAACGGCAATCGCAGAAATCATGGACGGTTCGGTAACACCGGACACCGGCTCCGCTGAAGTGATTGACGCAGCCGGCAAGCTGGTATCGGCTGGTTTCATCGATATGCACGTGCATCTTCGTGATCCGGGATTTGAACATAAAGAAGATATCGAAACAGGAACGAAATCGGCGGCAAAAGGCGGCTTTACGACAATCGCTTGCATGCCGAATACACGTCCGGTGACGGACACGCCGGAAACGGTCGAATATATTTTGAACAAAACGGCGGAGGTGGGCTCCGTGAAGGTGCTGCCTTACGCCGCCATTACGAAAAACGAGCTGGGCCGCGAGCTGACCGACTTCGCCGCGCTTAAAGCAGCCGGAGCTATCGGCTTTACGGATGACGGCGTTGGCGTCCAAAGCGCGCAAATGATGAAGGATGCGATGGCGCTTGCCAAATCGCTGGACATGCCGGTAATCGCGCATTGCGAAGACAACACGCTGGTTGAAGGCTTGTACGTGTCGGAAGGCGAATTTGCCCGCAAAAACGGCATCAAAGGCATTCCGAACGAATCGGAAGCCATTCATGTCGGCCGCGACGTTCTGCTTGCGGAATCGACAGGCGCGCATTACCATGTGTGCCATGTGAGCACGGAGCAGTCGGTCCGCCTGATCCGCCTTGCTAAGAGCGTCGGCGTGCAAGTAACTGCAGAAGTGTGCCCGCACCATCTGGTATTGTCCGATGAAGACATTCCGGGCATGGATCCGAACTGGAAGATGAACCCGCCGCTCCGTACGCCTCGTGACGTACAGGCGGTCATCGAAGGGCTGGAAGACGGCACGATTGACATCATCGTAACCGACCATGCGCCGCATGCTGCGGAAGAAAAAGCAAAAGGCATGCAGCTTGCGCCGTTTGGCATCGTTGGTTTTGAAACGGCGTTTCCGCTGTTGTATACAAAATTTGTGCGCACGGGCAAATGGTCGCTCGGCTTCCTGCTGCAGCGCATGACCAGCGACCCTGCAAGGGTGTTCCGTCTTGCGGAAGGCCGTCTTGAAGCAGGCGCTCCGGCGGATATTACGATCGTTGATTTGGACAACGAGCGTGCAGTCGATCCGGCAACCTTTGCTTCCAAAAGCAATAATACGCCATTTGGCGGCTGGAAGCTGTACGGCTGGCCGGTAGCGACCGTGGTGAACGGCGCCGTTGTTTGGGCAGAATAA
- a CDS encoding RluA family pseudouridine synthase, producing the protein MSNVPSLNTEDQFEWVVSQQQAGERLDKFVNEQLDIDGVSRTQIQDWIKQGAVQVNGKAVKPNYKLNESDQLLVVVPEPEDASIEPEPIPLDIVYEDSDVIVINKPRGMVVHPAAGHSSGTVVNALMYHCKDLSGINGMLRPGIVHRIDKDTSGLLMAAKNDLAHISLAEQLKDHSVTRKYIALVHGNMPHDQGTVDAPIGRDPHDRKLFTVTDQNSKRAVTHFLVKERIGDDFTLLELQLETGRTHQIRVHMKYIGYPLAGDPVYGRNKTVALNGQALHAAVIGFRHPRSGQYLEFEAPIPDDMEQVLQALRQR; encoded by the coding sequence ATGAGCAACGTACCATCTCTTAATACGGAAGATCAGTTTGAATGGGTCGTTTCGCAGCAGCAAGCAGGCGAACGATTGGATAAATTTGTTAACGAACAATTGGATATCGACGGCGTCTCCCGGACGCAAATCCAGGACTGGATTAAGCAGGGAGCAGTGCAAGTCAACGGCAAGGCCGTCAAACCTAACTATAAATTAAATGAAAGCGACCAGCTGCTGGTTGTCGTACCGGAGCCGGAGGACGCCTCGATTGAACCGGAACCTATTCCGCTGGACATCGTTTATGAGGATTCGGATGTAATCGTCATCAATAAGCCAAGAGGCATGGTCGTGCATCCGGCTGCCGGACATTCCTCCGGCACGGTCGTTAATGCTTTGATGTACCACTGCAAAGATTTGTCCGGCATTAACGGCATGCTTCGTCCCGGCATCGTACACCGTATCGACAAAGATACATCCGGTTTGCTGATGGCCGCCAAAAACGACCTGGCGCATATTTCGCTGGCCGAGCAGCTGAAGGATCACTCTGTTACCCGCAAATACATTGCGCTTGTTCATGGCAATATGCCGCATGATCAAGGAACGGTGGATGCGCCGATCGGCCGCGACCCGCATGACCGGAAACTGTTTACGGTTACCGACCAGAACAGCAAGCGCGCCGTGACGCATTTTCTTGTAAAAGAGCGGATCGGCGACGATTTTACGCTGCTCGAGCTTCAGCTCGAAACAGGAAGAACGCATCAAATCCGCGTCCATATGAAATATATCGGTTACCCGCTGGCAGGCGATCCGGTATACGGCCGCAACAAGACGGTTGCATTAAACGGGCAGGCTCTGCATGCCGCGGTTATCGGCTTCAGACATCCGCGCAGCGGACAATATTTGGAATTTGAAGCGCCGATTCCGGATGATATGGAGCAAGTACTGCAAGCATTAAGACAACGTTAA
- the carB gene encoding carbamoyl-phosphate synthase large subunit, with protein sequence MPKNKELKKILVIGSGPIVIGQAAEFDYAGTQACQALKEEGYEVVLINSNPATIMTDTNMADKVYIEPITLEFVTQIIRQERPDGLLPTLGGQTGLNMAVELAKAGVLEREGVKLLGTQLSSIEQAEDRDLFRDLMRRLDQPVPESTIVTTVEEAVAFANEIGYPIIVRPAYTLGGTGGGICANEEELLETVASGIRYSPINQCLIEKSIAGMKEVEYEVMRDANDNCIVVCNMENFDPVGVHTGDSIVVAPSQTLSDREYQMLRSASLKIIRALNIEGGCNVQYALDPFSFQYYVIEVNPRVSRSSALASKATGYPIAKMAAKIAVGYTLDELVNPVTGQTYACFEPTLDYIVSKIPRWPFDKFVNANRKLGTQMKATGEVMAIGRTFEESIHKAVRSLEIGVHRLHLKEAHKLDDETLRTRLVKPDDERMFLIAEAFRRGYTLQEIQDLTKVDWWFLDKIEGIVAFEDKIRKETALSKETLYAAKRKGFSDRSIAELRREGNPKGSNTDEHEVRATRLELGIKPVYKMVDTCAAEFEATTPYYYSTYEVENEVTETNKQKVLVLGSGPIRIGQGIEFDYSTVHAVWAIQKAGYEAVIINNNPETVSTDFSTSDRLYFEPLFFEDVMNVIEQEKPIGVIVQFGGQTAINLAAPLVKAGVRILGSSLESIDAAEDRKKFEALLRKLDIAQPQGSTVTSVDEAVETAQSLGYPVLVRPSYVLGGRAMEIVYSDQELLSYMEVAVKINPEHPVLIDRYMLGKEAEVDAICDGETVLIPGIMEHVERAGVHSGDSIAVYPPQSLSEDIKAQIVDITVKIAKELKVIGLVNIQFVIHNDNVYVIEVNPRSSRTVPFLSKVTNLPMANLATKAIMGTKLADLGYEDGLWPEDDFVSVKVPVFSFAKLRRVDPTLTPEMKSTGEVMGRDQQYAKALYKGLVGAGMKIPQQGAIIATVADKDKEEATELLRGFYQLGYKILATGGTATALEAAGIKVERVNKLSEGSPNILDMIREGKAHFVVNTLTKGKTPERDGFRIRREAVENGVVCMTSLDTVRALLRMIETINFASRPMPVLQK encoded by the coding sequence ATGCCCAAAAATAAAGAGCTGAAAAAAATTCTCGTTATCGGTTCCGGCCCGATCGTTATCGGCCAAGCGGCCGAGTTTGACTACGCCGGCACACAAGCTTGCCAAGCGTTAAAAGAAGAAGGTTATGAAGTTGTTCTGATTAACAGCAACCCGGCTACGATTATGACCGACACGAACATGGCCGACAAAGTGTATATCGAGCCGATTACCCTTGAGTTTGTAACGCAAATTATCCGTCAGGAGCGTCCTGACGGCCTGCTGCCGACACTGGGCGGCCAAACCGGCCTGAACATGGCCGTTGAGCTTGCGAAAGCGGGCGTGCTGGAGCGCGAAGGCGTGAAGCTGCTTGGTACGCAGCTGTCGTCCATCGAGCAGGCGGAAGACCGCGACCTGTTCCGCGACCTGATGCGCCGCCTGGATCAGCCGGTGCCGGAAAGCACCATTGTAACAACGGTGGAAGAAGCGGTAGCTTTTGCTAACGAAATCGGCTATCCGATCATCGTTCGTCCGGCTTACACGCTGGGCGGCACTGGCGGCGGCATTTGCGCGAACGAAGAAGAGCTGCTGGAGACGGTTGCTTCCGGTATCCGCTACAGCCCGATCAATCAATGCTTGATCGAGAAATCGATCGCCGGCATGAAGGAAGTTGAATATGAAGTAATGCGCGACGCCAACGATAACTGTATCGTGGTGTGCAATATGGAAAACTTCGACCCGGTTGGCGTTCATACCGGCGACAGTATCGTCGTAGCGCCAAGCCAAACGTTGTCCGACCGCGAATATCAAATGCTTCGCTCGGCATCGCTCAAAATTATCCGCGCGCTGAATATCGAAGGCGGCTGCAACGTGCAGTATGCGCTTGATCCGTTCAGCTTCCAATATTATGTCATCGAAGTAAATCCGCGCGTAAGCCGCTCCTCTGCGCTTGCATCCAAAGCAACCGGTTATCCGATTGCGAAGATGGCGGCCAAAATCGCAGTTGGCTACACGCTGGACGAACTCGTTAACCCGGTTACAGGCCAAACGTATGCATGCTTCGAGCCTACGCTCGACTACATCGTATCGAAAATCCCGCGTTGGCCGTTCGATAAGTTCGTGAACGCCAACCGCAAGCTGGGCACGCAAATGAAAGCAACCGGCGAAGTTATGGCGATTGGCCGCACGTTCGAGGAATCGATCCATAAAGCAGTTCGCTCGCTGGAAATCGGCGTTCACCGCCTGCATTTGAAAGAAGCGCACAAGCTGGATGACGAAACGCTGCGCACCCGCCTGGTGAAGCCGGACGACGAGCGTATGTTCCTGATCGCAGAAGCGTTCCGCCGCGGCTACACGCTGCAAGAGATTCAAGACCTGACAAAGGTTGACTGGTGGTTCCTGGATAAAATCGAAGGCATCGTAGCGTTTGAAGATAAAATCCGCAAAGAAACGGCGTTGTCGAAAGAAACGCTGTATGCGGCAAAACGGAAAGGCTTCTCGGACCGTTCCATTGCGGAACTGCGCCGCGAAGGCAATCCGAAAGGCAGCAATACGGACGAGCATGAAGTGCGCGCGACGCGTCTTGAACTCGGCATCAAGCCGGTTTACAAAATGGTTGACACATGTGCTGCCGAGTTTGAAGCAACAACGCCTTACTACTACTCGACTTATGAAGTCGAAAACGAAGTAACCGAAACTAACAAGCAAAAAGTGCTTGTGCTTGGTTCCGGCCCGATTCGGATCGGCCAAGGCATCGAGTTCGACTATTCGACTGTGCATGCGGTTTGGGCGATTCAAAAAGCGGGTTACGAAGCGGTGATTATTAACAACAACCCGGAAACCGTATCGACGGACTTCAGCACGTCCGACCGCCTGTACTTCGAGCCGCTTTTCTTCGAAGATGTAATGAACGTCATCGAGCAGGAGAAACCAATCGGCGTTATCGTTCAGTTCGGCGGCCAAACGGCGATCAACCTGGCTGCGCCGCTGGTCAAAGCCGGCGTTCGCATCCTCGGTTCGAGCCTGGAAAGCATCGACGCTGCGGAAGACCGCAAAAAATTCGAAGCGCTGCTTCGCAAGCTTGACATCGCTCAGCCGCAAGGCAGCACGGTAACAAGCGTTGACGAAGCGGTTGAAACGGCGCAAAGCCTTGGCTATCCGGTACTGGTGCGTCCTTCGTACGTCCTTGGCGGACGCGCGATGGAAATTGTATACTCCGATCAAGAGCTGCTGAGCTACATGGAAGTAGCGGTTAAAATCAATCCGGAGCATCCGGTCCTGATCGACCGTTACATGCTGGGCAAAGAAGCTGAAGTTGACGCGATTTGCGACGGCGAAACGGTTCTTATCCCAGGCATCATGGAGCATGTGGAACGCGCAGGCGTTCACTCCGGCGACTCGATCGCGGTATATCCGCCGCAATCGCTGTCGGAGGACATCAAAGCGCAAATCGTCGACATCACGGTTAAAATCGCAAAAGAGCTGAAAGTTATCGGCCTTGTGAATATCCAGTTCGTTATTCATAACGATAACGTATATGTTATCGAAGTGAACCCGCGTTCGTCCCGTACAGTTCCGTTCCTGAGCAAAGTAACGAATCTGCCGATGGCGAACCTGGCAACCAAAGCGATTATGGGCACGAAGCTTGCCGATCTTGGCTATGAAGACGGCCTGTGGCCGGAAGATGACTTCGTATCGGTGAAAGTGCCGGTATTCTCCTTCGCGAAGCTGCGCCGCGTTGACCCGACGCTGACGCCGGAAATGAAATCGACGGGCGAAGTAATGGGCCGCGATCAGCAATATGCCAAAGCACTGTATAAAGGGCTTGTAGGCGCAGGCATGAAAATTCCGCAGCAAGGCGCAATTATTGCGACTGTAGCTGACAAGGATAAAGAAGAAGCGACGGAACTGCTCCGCGGATTCTACCAGCTCGGCTACAAAATTCTCGCAACCGGCGGCACGGCAACAGCTCTTGAAGCGGCCGGCATTAAAGTCGAACGCGTCAACAAGCTGAGCGAAGGTTCGCCTAACATTCTGGACATGATCCGTGAAGGCAAAGCGCATTTTGTAGTGAACACGCTCACCAAAGGCAAAACGCCGGAGCGCGACGGCTTCCGTATTCGCCGCGAAGCGGTTGAGAACGGCGTCGTGTGCATGACCTCGCTGGATACGGTCCGCGCACTGCTTCGGATGATTGAGACGATTAACTTCGCGTCCCGTCCGATGCCGGTTTTGCAAAAATAA
- a CDS encoding LL-diaminopimelate aminotransferase yields the protein MTLINGNYLELQGSYLFSEVAKRRTKFAQENPNAEIISLGIGDVTRGLPEAVIKAMHSAVDEMAVPGSFRGYGPEQGYDFLINAIIENDYKARGIDIQANEVFLSDGSKCDVGNIQEIFSNDTIVAVQDPVYPVYVDTNVMAGRSGKFNKETNRYDNIVYLECTADNNFKPSLPDRKADLIYLCYPNNPTGMTLSKDELKKWVDYAKANNAIILYDSAYEAFIQEEDVPHSIYEIEGAKEVAIEFRSFSKTAGFTGIRCAYTVVPRELKGFTPDGQQVLLNDLWNRRHTTKFNGVSYVTQRGAAAIYSPEGKEQIKALVDYYMTNAKIIREGLASIGLEVYGGVNAPYIWLKTPNGLDSWAFFDKLLSEANIVGTPGVGFGQSGQGYFRLTAFGSRENTEKAVERIRGLSL from the coding sequence ATGACTCTCATTAACGGCAATTATCTGGAGCTGCAAGGCAGCTATTTGTTTTCGGAAGTGGCGAAACGCCGCACCAAATTTGCTCAAGAAAATCCAAACGCGGAAATTATTAGCCTTGGCATTGGCGATGTCACGCGCGGCCTGCCGGAAGCGGTTATTAAAGCGATGCACAGCGCGGTTGACGAAATGGCTGTACCGGGCTCTTTCCGTGGTTACGGCCCTGAGCAAGGGTACGATTTCTTGATTAACGCTATTATTGAAAATGACTATAAAGCCCGCGGCATCGACATTCAAGCGAATGAAGTCTTCCTTAGCGACGGGTCGAAATGCGACGTAGGCAACATTCAGGAAATTTTCAGCAACGATACGATTGTGGCCGTGCAGGACCCCGTCTATCCGGTATATGTGGATACGAACGTAATGGCTGGCCGTTCGGGCAAATTCAATAAAGAGACGAACCGCTATGATAACATCGTGTATCTGGAATGCACGGCGGACAATAACTTTAAACCAAGCTTGCCTGACCGCAAAGCGGATTTGATCTACCTCTGCTACCCGAACAATCCGACGGGCATGACGCTTTCGAAAGACGAACTGAAAAAATGGGTCGATTATGCCAAAGCTAACAATGCGATCATTTTGTATGACTCGGCTTATGAAGCGTTTATTCAAGAAGAGGATGTTCCGCACAGCATTTATGAAATTGAAGGCGCTAAGGAAGTGGCCATCGAATTCCGCAGCTTCTCCAAAACAGCCGGCTTTACGGGCATCCGCTGCGCGTACACGGTAGTGCCGCGCGAGCTGAAAGGCTTTACGCCTGACGGCCAGCAAGTGCTGCTGAACGATCTGTGGAACCGCCGCCACACGACGAAGTTTAACGGTGTGTCCTATGTGACGCAGCGCGGTGCGGCTGCCATTTATTCGCCGGAAGGCAAAGAGCAGATCAAAGCGCTTGTTGATTATTACATGACCAATGCTAAAATTATCCGCGAAGGACTTGCTTCGATCGGCCTGGAAGTGTATGGCGGCGTTAACGCACCGTATATCTGGCTGAAGACGCCAAACGGCCTTGATTCCTGGGCGTTTTTTGACAAGCTGCTTTCGGAAGCGAACATTGTCGGAACGCCAGGCGTCGGTTTTGGCCAAAGCGGCCAAGGCTACTTCCGCCTCACCGCTTTCGGCAGCCGTGAAAACACGGAAAAAGCAGTGGAAAGAATCCGCGGCCTGTCGCTGTAA
- the pyrR gene encoding bifunctional pyr operon transcriptional regulator/uracil phosphoribosyltransferase PyrR, giving the protein MEEQRLVLMDETAIRRALTRIAHEIVERNKGIDDCVFVGIRTRGIYLARRIAERINDIEGKPVNVYDLDITHYRDDRVRPEVSDAEVVGLPEDLINGTFTVQDKRVILFDDVLFTGRTIRAAMDALMDSGRPQSIQLAVLVDRGHRELPIRPDFVGKNVPTSKQEEIQVSLSEIDSTDQVTIIQQRGKLYDNTDSS; this is encoded by the coding sequence ATGGAGGAACAACGTTTAGTGCTTATGGATGAGACGGCAATCCGCCGTGCTTTGACTCGAATCGCCCATGAAATTGTCGAACGGAATAAAGGAATCGACGATTGCGTGTTCGTCGGCATTCGAACAAGAGGCATCTACTTGGCAAGAAGAATTGCTGAACGTATTAACGACATCGAAGGCAAACCGGTTAATGTGTACGATCTTGACATTACGCATTACCGCGATGACCGGGTCCGGCCGGAGGTATCCGACGCGGAAGTGGTCGGTCTGCCGGAAGACCTGATTAACGGAACGTTCACAGTGCAAGACAAACGGGTCATTCTGTTTGACGATGTGCTGTTCACCGGACGAACGATTCGCGCTGCGATGGATGCGCTGATGGACAGCGGCAGGCCGCAAAGCATTCAGCTGGCCGTGCTGGTGGACAGAGGACATCGCGAGCTGCCGATCCGTCCGGATTTTGTAGGCAAAAACGTGCCGACCTCAAAGCAGGAAGAAATTCAAGTTTCCTTGTCTGAAATTGACTCGACCGATCAAGTAACGATTATTCAACAAAGGGGCAAGCTGTATGACAACACTGACAGCTCTTAA
- the lspA gene encoding signal peptidase II yields the protein MANYMRLFYYGIALFVFVLDLVTKKIVEAQLEISDQISVIGNFFLITSYRNRGAAFSILQDQRFFFIAITVIIAVGIIWYMQSIKDKNRAILLTGLGFVLGGATGNFLDRALTGEVVDFLQFNFGSYTFPIFNIADSAITVGVVLIIIDTLLHSKDENKSLNGGEDKENNGHEQRTIS from the coding sequence ATGGCAAATTACATGCGCTTGTTCTATTACGGAATTGCATTGTTTGTATTTGTGCTTGATTTGGTAACGAAAAAAATCGTTGAAGCCCAATTGGAAATTAGCGATCAAATCAGCGTCATAGGGAATTTTTTCCTTATTACGTCTTACCGCAATCGCGGGGCGGCATTTTCCATATTGCAAGACCAGCGTTTCTTCTTTATTGCCATAACGGTTATTATCGCTGTCGGCATTATATGGTACATGCAGTCCATAAAAGATAAAAACCGCGCGATTTTGTTGACCGGGCTTGGTTTTGTGCTAGGCGGAGCTACCGGCAATTTTTTGGACCGCGCGCTGACAGGCGAAGTGGTTGATTTTCTGCAATTCAATTTCGGCAGCTACACGTTTCCGATCTTTAACATCGCCGATTCGGCCATTACCGTCGGCGTAGTGCTTATTATTATTGACACGTTACTGCATTCAAAAGATGAGAATAAGAGCTTGAATGGCGGAGAGGACAAGGAAAACAACGGGCATGAGCAACGTACCATCTCTTAA